The genomic DNA TGTCCGCCAGGCCGGAGTGGCCGAAGACATCACCGAGCGCAAGGCCACCCAGCAGGCGCTCATGGAGGCCAAGCATTCCGCAGAGGCGGCCAACCAGAGCAAGACGGAATTTCTCACCAACATCAGCCACGAGCTGCGTACGCCGCTCAACGGCATCCTGGGCATGCTCCAACTGACCCGCGAGACGCGGCTCAAGCCCGAACAGGCGGAATACATCGACACGGCCATCAGTTCGAGCAAGGTGCTGCTCAACGTCATCAACGACATCCTCAACATCGCCCAGATCGAGGCGGGCAGGCTCACTCTCCTCGACGCCCCTTTTTCGACAAACGAAGTGCTGGAGACCATCTACCGTTTCTTCAGGCACTCGACAGAGGCCAAGGGGGTCGAATTGACCATGGATATGGAGCCCGGGTTTCCGAAAACCCTTGTCGGCGACGAGGTGCGCATTCGCCAGATCCTGTTCAACCTGTTGGGAAACTCAGTCAAATTCACCGACCAGGGGCATATCAGCGTGCATGCAAGCATCCTCCCTGTCACCCCCCGGCCCGGCAGGGTCACGGTCCTGCTTGTCATCAAAGATACGGGAATTGGCATCCCGTCGGATAAAATAGACTACGTCTTCGAATCGTTCACCCAGGTGGACGGCACTTACACCCGCCAGTACCAAGGCACCGGCCTGGGCCTTGGCATCGTCCGCAGCCTTGTGTGGTCCATGAACGGCACCATAGCCGTGGACAGCGAGACGGGCATGGGCACAACCATCTACGTGACCCTCCAGCTCAGCCTGCCCAAGGGCGACGACCAGGTCGACGAGCCGCCCCGGCCCGTGCTCCGCGAGCGCACCGGGCTGGCCATCCTGGTGGTCGAGGACGACCGGGTCAATCAGCTGGCCATCAGCCGCATGCTGGAGAAGATGGGCCACTTCCCCACCTGCACACCCAATGGCGAAAAGGCCCTTGAAATGCTCAAGGGAAGCATCTTCGACTGTGTTTTCATGGATATACAGATGCCAGTGATGGACGGAATGGAAGCCACCAGGATGATCCGCACCGCGCCGTCCCTGGCCGGGGTCGCGTCCATCCCCATCATCGCCCTGACGGCCCATGCCATGCCTGCCGACAGGGAGGCCTTCCTCAAGGCGGGCATGAACGACTACGTGGCCAAACCCGTGTCCTTCGAGCAGCTTGCCGAGGTCTTGTCCCGCATCATCGCCTGACCGGCGACCGGCACACTACCATTTGGAGCGGCCCACGGGCATGTAGAAGAATTCGACCCGCCTGTTGATCTGCCTGTTTTCCTCGGATGTGCTCGGCACGATGGGTTTTGCCCCGGCATAGCCCACGGCCTTCATGCGGTTGGCCGAGATGTCCGAGTGGGTCAGGATGTAGCGCAGACAGGTGGCCGCACGGGCCGCTGAAAGCTCCCAGTTGGATGTGTAGAGGTCCGACTCCGGGGTTTCACTGTCCGTGTGTCCGTTGATGACCAGGTTGAAATTCTTGTTTTCCATCCCGGCAATGACCACCTCAAGCGCCGGTTTCGCCTGGGGCGACAGTTCGGCTGATCCCCTCTGGAACATGGCGCTGTTGTTGAAGCGGAGCATCACGCCCGACTTGTCGCTGCTCACGCGGGCCATGCTGGTCAGATCCCTGGCCCGGATGAAATCCTTGAGGCGCGCGCCGACCTCGACGATCTCGCGGTTCTCGCGCACGCTCTGCCGCTCCTTGAAGGACGAATCGGCAAAGGGGTTGGAGAGGGCTCCACTGTCCTCGTACTGGACGCCCAGAGCCTCCTGGATGGACCCCATCAGCAGCCGGAAGTTGGTGATGTCGGTATTGGTGAACGACAGGAGCAGCACGAAAAAGCACAGCAGGAGTGTCACCATGTCGGCGAAGGTCGCCATCCACGCCGGGATGCCCGGGTCCGGCTTCGGCTGCGAGGGCTTGACACCGGCCTGAAGCTCGGGCTGCGGCTTGGATTCGGATTTCTTGTCGGCCATGGTTTCTACCGGCTACCACGCATCGCGCTGGGGCATGTGCAGGTAGAATTCGACGCGCTGGTTTTTGAGGCGGTTTTCGTCTGAATCATTGGGCGCAGCTGGCCGGGTGTCGGCATAGCCCACGGCCTTGGCCCGGCTGATCCCGATGCCGCTCTCGCGCAGGATGTAATCGAGGGCCACGGCGGCCCTGGCCGACGACAATTCCCAGTTGGACGGAAACTTGAGCGTGGATATGGGCCGGTCATCAGTATGGCCGCGCACCACCAGGCTGAGATTGTAGTCCTTGAGCACCGTGACGACCTTGTCCAGCACCGTGTCCGCATCGGCGGCCAGATCAGCCGTGCCGGGCGCGAACAGCATGGCGGAATCGGCGCTGAAGATCACGCCGTCCCGATCCGCCGCAACGCCGGTTCCTTCCTTGAGCTTGATATCCTCGTCTTCCATCAGCGACTTGATGCGCATGACCACTCCGAGCAGCAGCCGCTCGTCCGTGGAAATCTTCGCCATGAGCTCCTTGGAAGACTGACTGGTGTTGAACGGGGCCATGTCGTCAGACACGGTCCGCAGCTCTCTAACGCCAAAGGCCCCCTTGAGCGAGCCCAGGGCATCGCGGTACTTCTCCTCGCTCTGCTCGGCAAAGGACAGGAGCAGCACGAAAAAGCACAGCAAAAGCGTCATCATGTCGGCAAATGTCGCCATCCAAGGCGGGAGTCCCTCGTCGCGGGGCGGCTCCCGCAGGGGTTTTCTCTGGACGACTTCTTCCGCTTTCCTGGCCATGATTCACCGGACCAAAAACCCTAGGCCTGCTCGCGCATGGCTGGCGCAAGGAACGCCTGGAGCTTTTCCTTGACCACTGTGGGGTGGTCGCCGCGTTGCAGCGAAGCCACACCCTCGATCATGATCTGCATGAACAGGGCGTCCTCGGCCGAGCGCTCCTCCAGCTTCGTGGCCATGGGGAGAAAGACGCAGTTGGCCAGGACCGCCCCGTAGAACGTGGTCAGCAGGGCAACGGCCATGGCCGGGCCGATGGAGGACGGGTCCGAGAGATTGGAGAGCATGTTCACCAGACCGATCAGGGTGCCGATCATGCCAAAGGCGGGAGCCATCGTCCCCATGCCCTTGAAGACCGACTGCCCCTGCCTGTGCCGCTGCCGCATGAAATCAAGCTCGATCTCCATGACCGACCGGACCAGGGTCTCGCTCGACCCATCCACCACCAGCATGACCCCTTTCTTGAGAAACGGATCATCAATGGCGACCTTCTCCAGGGAGACGAGGCTCTGCTTGCGGGCTGTGTCGGCCAGCGAGGTGATGAGTCGGATGATGTTCTGGGGATCGTTGGATTTGATCATCAATGTCTTGAGCCCCACCTTGATGGTCCCGATGACCACGCCCAGCGGAAACATGACAAAGGTGACGGCAAAAGTGCCGCCGACGACGATGGCAATGGAGGGGATGTCCACAAAGCCTGCGGCGTTTCCGCCCATGAAGATGGCCGCAAAAACCAGTCCAAAGGCCCCGACAAGCCCGATTAAAGTTGCTATATCCATATTTTATCTTCTAAGCTTATGGACCGATGTGCCGATTTTGACTTCATCGTTCTCATGGTAAAAATAGACGTCCTCAAGATAATCATCCACCTTCAAAAATGCGGAACCGATACTTATCTCCACACCGGGTTTGACCAGGCCGGGCACCAGCACCTTGCATTGGTCCACCTGCTCGGTGCCCCGGATGCCTTCCCACAGCTTGACCTTGAGCAGCTTGAGCAGGTCTAGCTCGCGCCGGGCGGACTCAAGCTTTTCGGCATATTCGCGCTTATGGTCCCGGCCCTTGCCCAGCGCCTTCTCAAGGATCGTGATGTCGGTGTGCAGTCTGTCGATCCGGGTCTCGTACTCGACATCGGTGAAAAGCAGGGCCGGATCATACCCCACCACCAGCGCGGTGTCCGTGTCCAGGCCGCCGCCGAGCTGCTCGCCGACATAGATATACTCGTGACAATAAATGGTGCCGCCGGTCAGCCTGCCGCCAACAGCCAGCTTGCGTCCGGCGTACACGTTGCTGTGCATCAGCGCCCCCTTGATCAGGATGTCCTCCCTGGCTTTGAGGGTGCCGTATTCGCAAAAGGCGAGTTTCATGCTCCTGCCAGCTTCGAGAAACGCGGTCTTGGCTCCCTTGACGCCGCCCCGGCAGTTCAGATCGCGCAGGGCCTCGATGCGCGTCCCCTCGATCTGCCCCTGGATGGTGATATCGCGCCCCCGGATGGCGAACCCCCCTCGCGCGGAGCCGCCGATGATCACGTTGCCGACGAAATTGATGTTGCCGGTATGGAAATCCACCTCAGACGGCAGGGTCAGGGTGTCGTTGACCACGATCCGACCATCCTGATAGCAGACATAGCCGCTCACCGCAGCGTAGAGATTGTCGGGGTCCCTGCGCTTGATGCCGGTCCCTTTCCCGGCTGGGAACATCTTGTCCTGGTGGAGGAACCGGGGATCGGCGCTGCGGGCCGCCTCGTCGCTCAGCTCCTCCCACTGGGCGATCACGGCCCCGGCCTCGACATTATGAACAAAATTCAATTCATAATGATCGACGCTCCCGTCTTCCTGGTGCTCGGGCCGAAGGCTTTGCTGATCCACGTCGGGGTCAAAATGGTGTTTGAGGAAAAAAGGCATTTCAACCCTGCGCAATAATGGTGAGTGATGCGGACATGACGCGGACGAACTGCGCTCGGCAAATTGAATTTGATACTTATTTTGCAGTCATATAATCATATTCAAGTTTCAATTCGGCGTCAATTGATTTGCCGAAACCGCCCGGGCCGGAGCCGCCCGCACCCCGGAGTCTAAAGATTGTGTCTCAATTGCCGATAATACAGACGTGAAAGGCGAATCAGGTGGGGAGTATTCGTGTAACACCAGGGAGGGAGACCATGAATTTCTCCGAAATATCCAATGATATCAGGCAGAGTTTGCGCTCGGAGAGCGTTGCTCCGGCCCAGGCAAAGGTCCGGGCTCCTGCTCGTGACGCAGAATCCGAAACGGCTCCATTGGCTGTGAACAGGAGTGGTGAGAATGCGCTTGCCAACAGGCCGCACACGCTCTCCAAGGACGAGGCAACAGCCCTGGCCGCCGATATCGAAAAGGTTCTCGAAGCGAACAACGTCAAGTTGAAGTTCAACATTATCGAAGAGAATGACACCGTGCAGGTGGAGATCGTGAACAACGAAGGGAAGACCATCCGCAAGATTCCCAGCGACGACATGATCAAGCTCTCCAAGTCGCTCGAAAGCCTCGACCGCGGATTCATCGACGCGCGATCCTGACCGACCGCGCAACGCTGATCGCCGATGCCCCCGTCTCCCGACGGGCGGGGGCGTTTTTGCGTTCTCCCCTCCCCCTTGCCAGGCGTTCATTCGTGGTGCATATTGTCCATGAGACTCACACCCACCACGGAGGCAGCCATGTCCGGCATGAGCATATCGACAGAATCCGTATCCGCGCTGACCGAAAACCTGATGCGCGGGGCTGAAACCGTCTCGGATACCACCAGCACCATCTTCTCGTCGGTGAACCGGGGCGGCGTGGATTCCATGGAACAGACCGTGGCCGGTGCCGAGGTGGCGTCGAGAACCAGCGAGTTCTTCGGCTCCGGGACAGACTTCAGCTCCACCGGCACCGACTACGACACCCAGCAGGCGGTCAACAACACCGTCATGAGCGGCAACGGTTCCATCGCCGACATCGTCGTCTAGCCCTGCCGGGCGCACCGACGCCTTTCCTTTCGCATTCACCCCCAGCCAGGAGATCCCCATGACCAAAATCATGTTCATCAAGGCGTCGCCCCGCGGCCAGCGCTCCCATTCCATCGCCGTGGCCGAGCGGTTCATCGCGGCCTGCCGGGCCGCCGACCCCAAGGCAGTTATTCTGGAGCGCGACCTCTTTGCCATGGACCTTCCCACCCTTGACGGGCCGACCCTGGCTGGCAAGTACAACATCATGCATGGCCGCCCCTTTTCCGAGGCCGACAGGAAGGCGTGGAGCGCGGTGGAAGCGGTGATCACGGACTTCAAGAGCGCAGACAAGTATGTCTTCGCCATTCCCATGTGGAACTTCTCCCTGCCCTACCGGCTCAAGCACTACATGGACATCGTGGCCCAGCCCACCTACACCTTCGAATCCACGGACCAGGGCTACAAGGGACTGGTCAAGGCCAGGGCGTTCATCGCCTATGCCCGCGGCGGCGACTACCCCGATGGCTCGCCCTACAACTTTCAGCAGGACTACATGGCCTTCTATCTCGGCTTCATCGGCATCACCGACGTGCAGAGCGTGGCCGTGCAACCCACCCTGGCTGGCGACGGCCCGCGCGACGCCTCCAAGGCCACGGCCATTGAAAAGGCCCTGGAGATCGCCAGAACCTTCTGACCTCTGCCCGAAACGACGCGAAAAGGCCCCGCCATGTCTCACATGGGGGGCCTTTGTTGATTCAGGGTGAGCGGGCCGGACTACCAGGACTTGGCGCGCTGCGCCTCAAGCGCCTGCTCCTGCTCCTCGAAGGTGGCAAAACCGGCATGGTGCATGGCATCCTCCACGGTGTTGTGCCACTCCCAGCTGGCGTAGATGACCGGCTTGTGGAACATGCTGCGGAACTGCTGCATTTCCTGGCGGTAGAACTCCTCCTTGGGCGTCTCCATGTGCTCGCGAAGCTGCTCGCTGAAGCGGTCCAGCTCGCCTTCGTACCACTCCATGAAGTCCTCAGGGGACTTGTATTTCTTGAGAATATGCCCGTAGCTGTTGGTTTCCAGCAGCTCGCACAAGCGCTTCATGTGCTGCTTCTTGAGCCAGCCACCCAGGTCGCTGGGCCTGATGTTCTCGGCCTCCACGGCGGCCATGTCGAACTTGGTCTGCTGGTAGGTGTCGGGCACCACCGAGGCGGACACGATGCCGGCAATGGCCACCAGCCCGCGCAGGATGAGGCTGTTACTGACGCCCTGGCCGCAGAAGCCGACCTTCTTGCCCGCCTTCTGTCCGGCGAAGATGGCCGAGAGAATGGCCCAGACCACCGCCGGGTCCTCTTCGTCGTAGATGTGCTGGAGGCTCGCGTTGTCGCGGTCCGTGGCCAGCACCATCTGGGTCATGTCGTTGGAACCGATGGAGAAGCCGTCCACCTCCTGGAGGAACTCCTTGCACAAAATGGCGTTGCTCGGAATCTCGGCCATGAGGATGACCTTGAGGTTGTCCCGGCCCGATTCCAGGTTGTGGACCTGCTTGAGGTAGCGCTTCATGCTCCGGGCCTCTTCCAGGGTGCGCACAAACGGGAACATGATGCTCAGGTTCTTGCCGCCGTAAATGCCCCGGGCCAGCTTGAAGGCCTCGAGCTCCCAGTCGTGGATGTTGCGCGACACGCCCCGGTAGCCGATCATGGGGTTGTCTTCGTGGGCCTCAAAAAGCAGACCGCCCAGCAGGTTCCGGTACTCGTTGGACTTGAAGTCCGTGGTCCGGTAGACGATGTTGCTGCCGTAGAAGGCCATGGCAAAGAGGGCCAGCCCCTGGGCCAGGGTCTGGATGTAGTTCTCCTTGCCCGAGGTGTAGCCGCGCGCCTCCAGAAGATGCCGGATGCGGTCGGGCAGCGTGGCCACCTCGTCCATCTCGGACTTCAGGCCCATCTTGAGGGCCACTTCCTCGCGCAGGGCGGTCACCTGATCGAGATAGGCCACTATCTCCGGGTTGTTCTTGAGCCGCTTGACGTAATCGGCCACGATCTGCTCGTGTTCCTGCCGGACCTTCCACGCCTCGCTGCGCGGCTCGGGCATGGATTCGAGCACGTCGTGGTGGCCGAGGATGACGGCCACGTGCGCCTCAAGGTCGATGGAGGTCTTGAGCACGTCCAGTCGATCGGTGGCAAAGGAAAGGTGCTCGTCGAGCTTGTGGTCCATCTCGCGCAGCTTGCGGTGCATGGCCAGCACCTGATCGGTGCTGCGCGATCCTTCCTGCTCGGCCAGGGAATCCATCTGGCCCGACAGACCGGTGATCAGGCCGACGTATTCGCGCAGCTTGAGCGGCATCCGGATCAGGCCGTCCGCCAGCTGCTCCTTCATGACCTTGGTCAGGCGGTTGTCCATCTGCTGGATCTTTTCCTCCACCAGATCATTGAGGGTGTCCTTGTCATAGGCCTCAAGGGCCATGGGATGGACGCCGATGTTGCCGAGCATGAACTCAGCGCGCAACAGGCCTATCTCAAAATCGGGCACGGTGCGCAGCCGGGAGAGGAACAGGGCCTGCCCCACGTCGGCCAGGATGAGGCCAACCTTGGTCTTGGTGGCGGGCAGTTCGGCGAGGTCGATCTCGCCGCCCACCTGCACCAGAGGCAGTTCGCCGCGATAGACCTTGCCGCGCGAACCGTCCACGGTGATCTGCTGGCCGTCGAGGGCGCGCAGGGCTTCGAGACGCTGGATGCCGATGATGGCCGGGATGCCCAGCTCGCGCGAGGTGATGGCCGCATGGCTGGTGTCGCCGCCCACGTCGGCCAGGATGGCCGAGGCGATGCGCATGCCCGGCACCATGTCCGGATCGGTGCGCTCGGCGGCCAGGATGTCGCCCTTGTTGATCTTGTTCAGCTCCAGTGCGGAGCGCAGGTACTTGACCGTGCCCTGCCCGGCTCCGCGCGAGGCGCCGTTGCCTTCGAGGATGACCTCGGCGGATTCGATGGCCTTCTTGTCCACTTCGAGACGGCGCATGAAGATGGTGTCAGGATGGAGCTCGAAATCCTCGTTCCAGCGGGTTTCTGGCCGCGCCTGGACGAACCAGAGCCGGTCAGTCTTGTCGATGCAGAACTCGGTGTCCATGATCATGTGGCCGTAAGCATTGGAAATGGCGCGCACGCCCTGGGCCACCATCTCGGCCTGGGCAATGGAGAGCGCCCAGCGGGAGACCTCGTTGTCAGGCACCTTCACCACATGGGTGCCGCTGCCGTCCTCTTTGTAGACGATCTTCTTTTCCTTGCAGCCCATGTAGCGAATGACGACCTCGCGGCCCCCGTCGCGCTGGAACACGTAGAACTTGTCTGGGGTGACCATGCCGCCCACCACCGCCTCGCCCAGGCCGTAGCTGGCGTCGATGGACACCAGGTCGTTGCGGTCGGTGCCGCGACAGCCGGTGGCCGTGTCCGCGCTGAAGGCGGTGCCGGAGATGACCGGGTTGATCATGCGCATGATACACACGGAAAGGGAGGTGTGCTCAATGGCCCACTCCCGCTTGGCGGTCTCGGCAATGGTGTTGTCGCCGGTCTCCTCGGCCTTGGTGATGGCGTCGAGGATCGCCTCGCGGCGGTAGGTCATGGAGCGCAGGTTGTAGGCCGAACCGCAGTCCCACTGATAGGCTTCGAGGCACTCGTCGGCCCCGATGATGTTGAGATAGGTGTCCTGAAGTCCGGCAAAGGCCTTCTTGCGGCTGTCCTCGCCCGCTGCGGACGAGCGCACGGCCACGGGAACGTCGTCCATGCCCGCGTCCTTGCAGATGGACAGGTATGCGCCCTTGACCTCATTGCCGACGATTTCGGGTATGTCCACAGAGAGGATGGCCGACTGGACAAGGACCGACCGTTTCCTGAGCTGGTCGATGCCCTCCGGCGAGGTGGCAAACCCTTCGACCACGTTGTTGATGAACGTGCGCAGCCTGATGGGCGTGCCCGACTGCTTGGCCGACTGCTCGCGGATCTTGCGGCCTACGTGGCGGACGAACTTCTGCAGGAATTCCGAGTCCTGGTTCGCCTCGTCGGAGCGCCAGTCCACCTGGTTGTACTCCTTGTCCACAGTGGCCCGGACAACGGCGGCGTTGACCTTGGTGTCGTCGAGAACGGTATGAAATGCATGTGAGGAAATGGCCCTGAATTCGGGCGCCCTGATGCCCTGGACCTGACTGATTATGGCGGTGTTGTAGTTCTTGCCGCCGACAATAAGTTCAGCTTCTTCGCCTATCAGAGTGATATCGGCGCCGTTGAGAACCAACTTCTCTTTGAGACTCTCAGTTTTTGCCCCTGCGGCGACGGCTTTGCTTTCTTCAGCCTTCTGAGCGGGCTTTTTCTGGGTCTTGGCCATTTCTTCCTCCTGGAAATACCGTGCGGTCCGAAGCGGAATCCCAATCCCCTCCGGTCCGAGGCCCACGGCTCCCTGCTAATAATTAGTGAACAATCAAAGAGCAATCCCAATTCTTCTCTGGTCTACCCGTTTACAGGGTAATCCCACTCCCCGTCAATGATACACCGGGAAAAAACGCGCCGCATCGCTCGCGCGGAGGCATGAAAAATCCCCCTGCCGAAAACAGGGGGATTTCCCTACATCTTCTGACCGCAATGGGGGCAGAAGTTGCACTCCTCGCTTGGCACCTCGAACTTGCAGGTGGGGCACACACCTGCCGAGGCACCGAGCACCACGAGCAGTTCGCCCTCCACCACCGGGACCATCTTCCGATCCTCGGTGTAGTTGGCGGACTTGATGACCCGCCGGACCACGCCGTCGATGGGGGCGAGAATCGACTTCTCCTGCTTCATGATGGATATGTTGAACAGCTCCTCGCCCACCTTGACCCTGTCGCCGGGCCGCACATGGGTGACCCAGAGGTCGCCGTTGCTGGGCGAGCCTACATGGAAGATGTTGGAGGGGTCGGCCATCTCGGTCCTGTCCTTGCCGCCCACTTCCGGCTCGCTCACGCGCACCTGATGGCTCATGATCTCCGAATCGAGCACGTAGCGGACCACGGCCATGCCGTTCTCATCGGGCTCGGAGATGTCGAGGATGCGCATGATGTGGGGTTTGCGGCAGTTGCCCTGGAAGTTGAGCACCACGCCCTTCTCCAACCCCTCGAACCAGACATCGACCGGCAGGTTATTGATATTGCCGAACTTCTCGCAGAACTCGATGGTGTTGATGGCGTCACCGGGGTGGTTCAGGTACATGATGAACTCCTCCTCGGTGGGATGACGGTGCAGCCGGGCCTGCAACGCCTCGCGCTCGGCGTTCAGATCGACATCCACCAGGGTGGTCAGGGGCGAAGCCTCTGTCCGTTCGGCGATGGCGGTCTCCCACCCCTTGCCAAAGGCGGACTGGTAGACCCAGTCTGCCGGGAAGCCCAGCGGCAGCTTGCCGAACTTGCCGAGCAGCAGGTTGCGGAAGGCGTCATTGGAGTCGCGGTAGAGATCAAGCCTCGCGTCACGCTCAAGATCGGTCAGGTCCGCCTCGTTGCAAAGGTTGACGATGTCGAGGACATTGAGCAGCCGGCGCACCTCGCGCTCGCCACCGCGCTTGAAGGCCCCGGTCACGGCCAGGAACGCGGTGTTCCAGGTGATCTGCGATCCGGGGGTCACATCGTGATAACGCACCACCTTGCGGGTTCCGGCAAGGAATTTGAGCATGTAGGGCAGAAGCTTGATGTAGCCCTGCTTGAGCGCGCCCTCCTGGGACGACGAGGTGGCGCCGCCGGGCATGCCGTGACGGACCACATCGTGGTCGATGCCCTGGAAATACGGGGCCGTGTAGCGGTCGTAATAGGGCATGACCTGCTTGAGCAGGAAGTTGGTCGAGCGGATCATGTCCTTGTCGAGGTGGGTCTTGAGCCCGATCTCGTCCTCGATGTAGGCGGCGGTGGAGAGCACCTCGCCCTGGCCGTACCAGCGCACCGAGGCGCCCACGGCCACGTCCACAATATGCGCGCCCGCCTCGGCTGCCGCGCCCATGGTGGGCACGAACAGGCCGTCCGTGTAGTGACGGTGGCTGTGAATGACCAACTCCGGGTACTTGGCCCGGATGGTCCCGATCAACTCGCGCATGAACCGGGGCGGGCACACGCCCGCCATGTCCTTGAGGCCCAGGATGATCATCCGCTCGGCCTTTTTGAGGCTCACGCCCGCCACATCGGCGCACATGGCGAGGATCTCGTCGGTCACGGCCATGTACCGCTCAACGCCGAATCCCTTGGCCCACGACAGGGACAGGGCCGGCTCAAAGATGTTCTTCGAGGAGTTGAGCGCCACCTCGGCAAATGGACGCATATTTTCGATATGATTAAGGAAGTCGAAACAGCGGATGACATCGTAGTGC from Pseudodesulfovibrio aespoeensis Aspo-2 includes the following:
- a CDS encoding FMN-dependent NADH-azoreductase, which produces MTKIMFIKASPRGQRSHSIAVAERFIAACRAADPKAVILERDLFAMDLPTLDGPTLAGKYNIMHGRPFSEADRKAWSAVEAVITDFKSADKYVFAIPMWNFSLPYRLKHYMDIVAQPTYTFESTDQGYKGLVKARAFIAYARGGDYPDGSPYNFQQDYMAFYLGFIGITDVQSVAVQPTLAGDGPRDASKATAIEKALEIARTF
- a CDS encoding OmpA family protein — its product is MADKKSESKPQPELQAGVKPSQPKPDPGIPAWMATFADMVTLLLCFFVLLLSFTNTDITNFRLLMGSIQEALGVQYEDSGALSNPFADSSFKERQSVRENREIVEVGARLKDFIRARDLTSMARVSSDKSGVMLRFNNSAMFQRGSAELSPQAKPALEVVIAGMENKNFNLVINGHTDSETPESDLYTSNWELSAARAATCLRYILTHSDISANRMKAVGYAGAKPIVPSTSEENRQINRRVEFFYMPVGRSKW
- a CDS encoding flagellar protein FlaG, with amino-acid sequence MNFSEISNDIRQSLRSESVAPAQAKVRAPARDAESETAPLAVNRSGENALANRPHTLSKDEATALAADIEKVLEANNVKLKFNIIEENDTVQVEIVNNEGKTIRKIPSDDMIKLSKSLESLDRGFIDARS
- a CDS encoding motility protein A yields the protein MDIATLIGLVGAFGLVFAAIFMGGNAAGFVDIPSIAIVVGGTFAVTFVMFPLGVVIGTIKVGLKTLMIKSNDPQNIIRLITSLADTARKQSLVSLEKVAIDDPFLKKGVMLVVDGSSETLVRSVMEIELDFMRQRHRQGQSVFKGMGTMAPAFGMIGTLIGLVNMLSNLSDPSSIGPAMAVALLTTFYGAVLANCVFLPMATKLEERSAEDALFMQIMIEGVASLQRGDHPTVVKEKLQAFLAPAMREQA
- a CDS encoding PEP/pyruvate-binding domain-containing protein — encoded protein: MAKTQKKPAQKAEESKAVAAGAKTESLKEKLVLNGADITLIGEEAELIVGGKNYNTAIISQVQGIRAPEFRAISSHAFHTVLDDTKVNAAVVRATVDKEYNQVDWRSDEANQDSEFLQKFVRHVGRKIREQSAKQSGTPIRLRTFINNVVEGFATSPEGIDQLRKRSVLVQSAILSVDIPEIVGNEVKGAYLSICKDAGMDDVPVAVRSSAAGEDSRKKAFAGLQDTYLNIIGADECLEAYQWDCGSAYNLRSMTYRREAILDAITKAEETGDNTIAETAKREWAIEHTSLSVCIMRMINPVISGTAFSADTATGCRGTDRNDLVSIDASYGLGEAVVGGMVTPDKFYVFQRDGGREVVIRYMGCKEKKIVYKEDGSGTHVVKVPDNEVSRWALSIAQAEMVAQGVRAISNAYGHMIMDTEFCIDKTDRLWFVQARPETRWNEDFELHPDTIFMRRLEVDKKAIESAEVILEGNGASRGAGQGTVKYLRSALELNKINKGDILAAERTDPDMVPGMRIASAILADVGGDTSHAAITSRELGIPAIIGIQRLEALRALDGQQITVDGSRGKVYRGELPLVQVGGEIDLAELPATKTKVGLILADVGQALFLSRLRTVPDFEIGLLRAEFMLGNIGVHPMALEAYDKDTLNDLVEEKIQQMDNRLTKVMKEQLADGLIRMPLKLREYVGLITGLSGQMDSLAEQEGSRSTDQVLAMHRKLREMDHKLDEHLSFATDRLDVLKTSIDLEAHVAVILGHHDVLESMPEPRSEAWKVRQEHEQIVADYVKRLKNNPEIVAYLDQVTALREEVALKMGLKSEMDEVATLPDRIRHLLEARGYTSGKENYIQTLAQGLALFAMAFYGSNIVYRTTDFKSNEYRNLLGGLLFEAHEDNPMIGYRGVSRNIHDWELEAFKLARGIYGGKNLSIMFPFVRTLEEARSMKRYLKQVHNLESGRDNLKVILMAEIPSNAILCKEFLQEVDGFSIGSNDMTQMVLATDRDNASLQHIYDEEDPAVVWAILSAIFAGQKAGKKVGFCGQGVSNSLILRGLVAIAGIVSASVVPDTYQQTKFDMAAVEAENIRPSDLGGWLKKQHMKRLCELLETNSYGHILKKYKSPEDFMEWYEGELDRFSEQLREHMETPKEEFYRQEMQQFRSMFHKPVIYASWEWHNTVEDAMHHAGFATFEEQEQALEAQRAKSW
- a CDS encoding flagellar motor protein MotB; this translates as MARKAEEVVQRKPLREPPRDEGLPPWMATFADMMTLLLCFFVLLLSFAEQSEEKYRDALGSLKGAFGVRELRTVSDDMAPFNTSQSSKELMAKISTDERLLLGVVMRIKSLMEDEDIKLKEGTGVAADRDGVIFSADSAMLFAPGTADLAADADTVLDKVVTVLKDYNLSLVVRGHTDDRPISTLKFPSNWELSSARAAVALDYILRESGIGISRAKAVGYADTRPAAPNDSDENRLKNQRVEFYLHMPQRDAW
- a CDS encoding FapA family protein produces the protein MPFFLKHHFDPDVDQQSLRPEHQEDGSVDHYELNFVHNVEAGAVIAQWEELSDEAARSADPRFLHQDKMFPAGKGTGIKRRDPDNLYAAVSGYVCYQDGRIVVNDTLTLPSEVDFHTGNINFVGNVIIGGSARGGFAIRGRDITIQGQIEGTRIEALRDLNCRGGVKGAKTAFLEAGRSMKLAFCEYGTLKAREDILIKGALMHSNVYAGRKLAVGGRLTGGTIYCHEYIYVGEQLGGGLDTDTALVVGYDPALLFTDVEYETRIDRLHTDITILEKALGKGRDHKREYAEKLESARRELDLLKLLKVKLWEGIRGTEQVDQCKVLVPGLVKPGVEISIGSAFLKVDDYLEDVYFYHENDEVKIGTSVHKLRR